From Nematostella vectensis chromosome 14, jaNemVect1.1, whole genome shotgun sequence, a single genomic window includes:
- the LOC125559886 gene encoding 60S ribosomal protein L24-like — translation MVARALRQASVYGCQGAKKTSIKGYGCQVFNFLNKRCERALLMRRNPREVTWTVLYRRMHKKGTQEEVSKKRTRRNIKFQRSVQGASLDNILAKRNQKPEVRKAQREQAIR, via the exons ATGGTTGCCAGGGCGCTAAGACAAGCATCTGTCTATGGTTGCCAAGGCGCTAAAAAGACGAGCATTAAGGGATATGGTTGCCAG GTGTTCAACTTCTTAAACAAGAGATGTGAGCGTGCCCTTCTCATGAGACGCAACCCCCGTGAGGTGACCTGGACTGTTCTGTATCGCCGCATGCACAAGAAAGGCACCCAGGAGGAAGTGTCCAAGAAGCGCACCCGCCGTAATATCAAGTTCCAGAGGTCTGTACAGGGTGCGTCTCTTGACAACATCCTCGCCAAGAGAAACCAGAAGCCTGAGGTCCGCAAGGCGCAGAGAGAGCAAGCTATCAGGTGA